One region of Thiorhodovibrio frisius genomic DNA includes:
- a CDS encoding O-linked N-acetylglucosamine transferase, SPINDLY family protein, which produces MSAPAAQDAPPHGAPQTEARGSLRALFHQGDQQQLRAAAEHYVTQWPNCPTGWTILAKARERDRDWNAAATAAQQLCARDPQSAWHWSYLGLLLKRAGRLAEAEQALREALERAPEEPETLNLLGIVQIMQGQPGAAETTLRQALKSAPELAEAWNNLGTALRDLDRLDESMLAFRQAVALAPDNGRARSNLLFSQAFTAALTPERQRQEAQLWEREVLTPNERAEARQRQFSHRPRRDQRLRLGLLSAEFGHHPVGHFLLSWLRALDRERFVIYCYPSHERQEPESQRFRDLADVWSPIDNLSDAQAAERMRADGIDVLIETSGHTENNRLGVIARRAAPVQCHYIGYFATTGLTEMDYFIGDPVLIPPEHDSHFTEQVWRLPRTRYAYEPLQQAPEPRWQPDRHGQLRLGSFNNLTKVRHESLVLWSQVLRALPQARLILKDKRALDHSVQARILGPLREQGIHPDRVEFRGASAAWSDHMDAYNDTDIALDSLPFNSATTGFDALWMGTPLITLTGDRLAGRQAASLLSGLGRTEWIARDADEFVAIVTGLAQDPARGQRLREIQRAQMRQSELCDGEGLARALERSIEEMLELRPWRMEVAARRRSE; this is translated from the coding sequence ATGAGCGCGCCCGCGGCGCAAGATGCCCCCCCTCACGGCGCCCCCCAGACTGAAGCGCGGGGTAGCCTACGCGCGCTTTTCCATCAGGGAGACCAACAGCAGCTCCGCGCCGCCGCCGAGCACTATGTCACACAATGGCCTAACTGCCCAACCGGCTGGACCATTCTCGCCAAAGCGCGCGAGCGCGACCGCGACTGGAACGCCGCTGCCACGGCCGCCCAACAACTCTGCGCGCGCGATCCACAATCAGCCTGGCACTGGTCCTACCTCGGCCTCCTGCTCAAGCGCGCCGGCCGACTGGCCGAGGCCGAGCAGGCTTTGCGCGAAGCGCTGGAACGCGCCCCCGAGGAACCAGAAACCCTCAATCTGCTCGGCATCGTGCAGATCATGCAGGGCCAGCCCGGCGCGGCCGAAACCACCCTGCGCCAGGCGCTCAAGAGCGCTCCAGAGCTGGCCGAAGCCTGGAACAACCTTGGCACCGCCCTGCGCGACCTCGACCGATTGGACGAAAGCATGCTCGCCTTTCGCCAAGCAGTGGCCCTGGCTCCCGACAACGGCCGCGCGCGCAGCAATCTCTTGTTCTCGCAGGCGTTCACCGCGGCCCTGACACCAGAGCGCCAGCGCCAAGAAGCGCAACTGTGGGAACGCGAAGTCCTGACCCCTAATGAACGGGCCGAGGCACGCCAGCGGCAATTCTCCCACCGGCCGCGGCGCGATCAACGCCTGCGCCTGGGGCTGCTGTCGGCGGAATTCGGCCACCATCCCGTCGGCCATTTTCTTCTGAGCTGGCTGCGCGCCCTTGATCGCGAGCGCTTCGTCATCTACTGCTACCCCAGCCACGAACGCCAGGAGCCAGAGTCCCAGCGCTTTCGCGACCTGGCCGATGTCTGGTCGCCCATCGACAACCTGAGCGACGCCCAGGCGGCCGAACGCATGCGGGCTGACGGGATCGATGTGCTGATCGAGACCAGCGGCCATACCGAGAACAACCGCCTCGGCGTCATCGCGCGGCGCGCGGCGCCGGTGCAATGCCATTACATCGGCTACTTCGCCACCACCGGCCTCACCGAGATGGATTATTTCATCGGGGACCCCGTGCTCATCCCGCCCGAGCACGACAGCCACTTTACCGAGCAGGTCTGGCGCCTGCCGCGCACCCGCTATGCCTACGAGCCCCTGCAACAGGCCCCAGAGCCCCGCTGGCAGCCGGATCGGCACGGGCAGCTGCGCCTCGGCAGCTTCAATAACCTGACCAAGGTCCGCCACGAAAGCCTGGTGCTGTGGAGTCAGGTGCTGCGTGCACTTCCCCAAGCCCGCCTGATCCTGAAAGACAAACGCGCCCTCGACCACAGCGTCCAAGCGCGGATTCTCGGCCCCCTGCGGGAACAAGGCATTCACCCAGACCGGGTCGAATTTCGCGGCGCCTCCGCCGCCTGGTCCGACCACATGGACGCCTACAACGACACCGACATCGCGCTCGACTCCCTGCCATTCAACAGCGCCACCACCGGTTTCGACGCCCTCTGGATGGGCACGCCCCTGATCACCCTGACCGGCGACCGCCTCGCCGGCCGCCAAGCCGCCTCCCTGCTCAGCGGCCTCGGGCGCACGGAGTGGATCGCGCGCGACGCCGATGAATTCGTGGCCATCGTGACCGGTCTCGCCCAAGATCCCGCGCGGGGGCAGCGCCTTCGCGAAATCCAGCGCGCCCAGATGCGCCAAAGCGAGCTATGCGATGGTGAAGGTCTAGCCCGCGCCTTGGAGCGGAGCATCGAGGAAATGCTTGAGTTGCGACCTTGGCGGATGGAAGTTGCCGCGCGCCGACGGTCTGAATGA
- a CDS encoding class I SAM-dependent methyltransferase, which yields MIRQTLFRGEDPYRGLSVDQSLVDMEGWGSDHPLLTYAIDQLRPPLIIEVGSWKGRSAINMAKCLKVLGIPGEILCIDTWLGSPEHWMLDSWYQSLKVTNGRPTIYHTFINNVMANNCSDIITPVSLTSDGAYYLLKNLEVTAKLIYIDAGHEYESVKNDIEHYWEILDPKGVMILDDYLGWPGVTRAVNEFGVKNDIHPYGEPGKAVLSKDSQFLITTKLMAITQAP from the coding sequence ATGATTCGGCAGACACTTTTTCGCGGCGAAGATCCGTATCGCGGCTTGTCGGTGGATCAGTCCTTGGTCGACATGGAGGGGTGGGGGTCCGACCATCCACTACTGACCTACGCCATTGATCAGCTGCGCCCCCCTTTAATCATCGAGGTAGGAAGTTGGAAGGGTCGCTCTGCCATAAATATGGCCAAGTGCTTGAAAGTGCTAGGGATACCAGGCGAGATTCTGTGCATTGATACCTGGCTAGGCTCTCCAGAACATTGGATGTTGGACTCATGGTATCAGTCGCTGAAAGTGACCAATGGCCGCCCCACAATCTACCATACATTTATCAATAATGTTATGGCTAACAATTGTTCAGACATTATTACACCCGTTTCCCTTACCAGTGATGGCGCCTATTATTTGTTGAAAAACCTTGAAGTGACCGCCAAGCTGATTTATATCGACGCTGGCCATGAGTATGAATCAGTAAAAAACGATATTGAACATTATTGGGAAATCCTTGACCCCAAGGGGGTCATGATTTTAGACGATTATCTCGGATGGCCGGGCGTGACGCGGGCAGTTAATGAATTTGGTGTGAAGAACGATATTCATCCATATGGTGAGCCGGGTAAAGCCGTCTTATCCAAGGATAGCCAATTTTTAATTACGACGAAATTAATGGCTATCACGCAGGCGCCTTAG
- a CDS encoding tetratricopeptide repeat protein, translating to MSLQANRFAKAEARCRSLLQSHPDDHQALYYLGIAMLGQGRLTEALENLQHALRFAPANGDYWLKLTEVLLELERPAEALDILDDLIGKGLDWPSALDLKTRAEQALRQVSEREIAREQAIQDARDGPASNLCVGGTEAKPGWLILNIQPGPDVDEIGDIRDLSMFADQCFEEVYASHVLEHVPQQFVIETLQGLYRILKPNGRVMISVPDMDVLCRGFLSERFSFADRVEIMRMMFGGQVNEYDFHFVGFNYEILSRLLTAAGFSRVRRVERFGLFLDTSDCAPYGEPISLNLIAFREA from the coding sequence GTGAGCTTGCAGGCTAACCGTTTTGCAAAGGCCGAGGCGAGGTGCCGCTCGCTGCTGCAAAGCCATCCCGATGACCATCAGGCGCTTTATTATCTAGGGATTGCCATGCTCGGACAGGGACGCTTGACCGAGGCGCTCGAGAACTTGCAACACGCACTTCGTTTCGCGCCGGCAAATGGCGACTACTGGCTTAAGCTAACCGAGGTATTGCTTGAACTGGAACGTCCGGCCGAGGCGCTGGATATCCTTGACGATTTGATCGGCAAAGGGCTTGATTGGCCAAGCGCGCTAGACCTCAAGACAAGAGCGGAACAGGCACTTAGGCAAGTCTCCGAGAGGGAGATAGCAAGGGAGCAAGCTATCCAAGATGCCCGGGATGGTCCAGCGTCAAATCTCTGCGTCGGGGGGACCGAGGCAAAGCCTGGTTGGCTGATCTTGAATATTCAACCAGGACCAGATGTGGATGAAATTGGTGACATCCGTGATTTGTCGATGTTTGCCGACCAGTGTTTTGAGGAGGTCTACGCAAGCCATGTTCTCGAGCACGTCCCGCAGCAGTTCGTCATCGAAACCTTGCAAGGCTTGTATCGTATCTTGAAGCCAAACGGTCGAGTAATGATTAGCGTGCCGGACATGGATGTTCTTTGTCGTGGCTTCTTGTCGGAAAGGTTTTCCTTCGCCGACCGTGTTGAAATCATGCGAATGATGTTCGGCGGGCAAGTGAATGAGTACGACTTTCATTTCGTTGGATTTAACTATGAAATTCTTTCTCGGCTGTTGACGGCAGCGGGTTTTTCTCGGGTTCGCCGAGTGGAGCGTTTTGGGCTATTTCTGGATACGAGTGATTGCGCTCCTTATGGAGAGCCGATAAGCCTTAATTTGATCGCGTTCCGGGAAGCATGA
- a CDS encoding tetratricopeptide repeat protein gives MSTASEPLSAECDLSSPEQAVSIATAFTKRNPELPSGWSILAESLCRAGDHEAAALAAEEAARLSPDSASAHSNLGVMLKKLGRLTEAESALHRALQCDPEFPAAYVNLGGVLRELGRYTEAEAVCRRAIDLAPGMIEALYLLGNIYRATAREKEAEALYREVIARASNNGQAHSSLGLLLMDQGRLSEAEPILRRASELRPNDPLTHARLGILLAKLDWTEAAEKASRAALAIDPSCGAAFINLLHVLAYSKSGSGEALCQEARKWCQATLAVGADPQARKQITTHARASARPLRVGILSAEFGSHVVACFLNSWLWEIDPNRIELQLYPAVIRNDPDAEMFQRRALSWTPLVGLTDDEAAERLRAAQLDVLVETSGHTEGNRLGVLARRVAPVQCHYIGYFASTGLNAMDYFMTDEILIPPWHDSHFVEQVWRLPRTRYAYDPLIEAPAPAWHQDQNGRLRLGSFNNLAKVGEQTLALWSRVMRALPESMLILKGRGAEDAAVQTRILETLRGHGIEGARLEFWPYTPSRSEHLALYNQIDLALDTIPFNSATTACDALWMGTPLVTVLGGQLAGRQAASILTGLGRPEWIARNNDEFVDVVASLASDIPLRWHLRESLRAQMETSELCDGRSLARALEDSFEAMARQQNAGK, from the coding sequence TTGTCTACGGCAAGCGAGCCCCTTTCCGCTGAATGCGACCTGTCGTCGCCGGAGCAGGCTGTTTCCATCGCCACGGCTTTTACCAAGCGTAACCCGGAACTTCCGTCGGGCTGGTCGATCCTGGCGGAAAGTCTCTGTCGTGCCGGGGATCATGAGGCGGCTGCTCTAGCGGCTGAGGAGGCTGCCCGCCTAAGTCCAGATAGCGCGTCCGCTCACTCGAACCTCGGGGTCATGCTGAAGAAACTCGGACGCCTCACCGAAGCAGAGTCAGCGTTGCACCGCGCGCTTCAGTGTGATCCTGAGTTTCCTGCCGCCTACGTCAATCTCGGTGGGGTGTTGCGCGAACTGGGGCGCTATACGGAGGCCGAGGCGGTCTGTCGCCGTGCGATTGACCTCGCCCCGGGAATGATCGAGGCGCTTTATCTTTTGGGAAACATCTACCGAGCAACCGCGCGAGAGAAAGAAGCCGAGGCACTTTACCGCGAGGTGATCGCGCGGGCATCAAACAATGGCCAGGCTCATTCGAGTCTAGGTCTCTTGCTCATGGATCAAGGTCGCCTTAGCGAGGCTGAGCCGATCTTGCGTCGGGCCAGTGAGCTTCGTCCTAATGATCCGCTGACCCATGCCCGCCTGGGTATCCTGCTCGCGAAACTCGACTGGACGGAGGCCGCTGAAAAGGCATCTCGAGCTGCTCTCGCGATCGATCCAAGCTGCGGAGCGGCATTTATCAATCTATTACACGTACTTGCGTATTCCAAATCGGGTAGTGGCGAGGCACTTTGCCAAGAGGCTCGGAAATGGTGTCAAGCCACTCTTGCCGTGGGTGCGGACCCTCAAGCAAGAAAGCAGATCACTACCCATGCACGGGCTTCAGCCCGTCCGCTGCGGGTTGGTATTCTGTCGGCGGAATTTGGTTCCCATGTGGTGGCGTGTTTTTTGAACTCCTGGTTGTGGGAGATCGATCCGAACCGCATTGAATTGCAGCTATATCCTGCTGTAATACGAAACGACCCCGATGCGGAGATGTTTCAGCGCCGCGCACTGTCGTGGACGCCGCTTGTCGGCTTGACTGACGACGAGGCCGCTGAGCGATTGCGTGCCGCCCAACTCGATGTTCTGGTCGAAACAAGTGGTCATACGGAAGGTAACCGTCTTGGCGTGTTAGCCAGGCGCGTTGCTCCCGTGCAATGTCATTATATTGGCTATTTTGCCAGCACCGGCTTGAATGCCATGGACTATTTCATGACTGACGAGATACTCATTCCGCCGTGGCACGATAGTCATTTTGTCGAGCAGGTTTGGCGTCTGCCGCGCACGCGCTACGCCTACGACCCCCTTATAGAAGCTCCGGCGCCTGCGTGGCATCAGGACCAAAACGGCCGACTAAGGCTAGGTAGCTTTAATAATCTGGCGAAGGTGGGCGAGCAGACCCTTGCGTTGTGGTCCCGTGTCATGCGAGCGCTTCCTGAATCCATGCTAATACTTAAAGGCCGCGGGGCAGAGGATGCCGCCGTCCAAACGCGGATTCTCGAGACCTTGCGGGGCCATGGTATCGAGGGGGCCCGGCTTGAGTTCTGGCCCTATACACCCTCCCGGAGTGAGCATCTGGCGCTCTACAACCAGATCGACCTCGCACTTGATACAATCCCGTTTAACAGTGCCACTACTGCTTGCGACGCGCTTTGGATGGGCACGCCGCTGGTGACTGTGCTTGGCGGTCAGCTTGCCGGTCGTCAAGCGGCTTCTATTCTAACCGGGTTGGGCCGGCCGGAGTGGATTGCACGGAATAATGATGAGTTTGTGGATGTCGTTGCATCCCTAGCAAGCGATATACCGCTGCGATGGCACCTGAGGGAATCTCTTCGTGCCCAGATGGAAACGAGCGAGTTGTGTGACGGCAGAAGTCTTGCAAGGGCACTTGAGGACAGTTTTGAGGCGATGGCAAGACAACAAAATGCAGGCAAATAA
- a CDS encoding SET domain-containing protein, with protein MIDFRHRFAVWKTIATNHGCVFKNVDFIADDNGVRVVAERPSERIFLHVPAKLLVNLDDVKLTDDAHQVIPSSCSNGVWRALIDDMLGFILSPGRLTKRRQLLREFNRLPPTLKYTLANSGLTPALCAQENPNSLVSKSLAALQEDRSGSHSEILAPKDKELKYHLLKERVLKDKNQTFVLMPFIDFINHDSEGLTFQVGDAGLTVSGLCSPSREVFAKYNHSDPWGLLDGYLFTGPSHYAFSVSAQLRLPDGCRLVIARRAEDYEPHENGLRIPKTEREGQTVHFSNLWLGAVERPESPFESFKIAWESLGRGNAFSVFSQIVRHNWAIMREIRHLCQGVDTAAGQLVRLALDEHLRVLSQQHIS; from the coding sequence ATGATTGATTTTCGCCATCGTTTTGCAGTCTGGAAAACAATTGCAACAAATCATGGATGTGTATTTAAAAATGTCGACTTCATTGCTGACGACAATGGCGTCCGGGTCGTAGCCGAGCGCCCTTCCGAACGGATATTTTTGCACGTACCCGCAAAGCTACTCGTTAACCTCGATGACGTCAAACTAACCGATGATGCTCACCAGGTTATACCTAGCTCCTGCTCCAACGGTGTTTGGCGGGCGTTGATCGACGATATGCTCGGCTTTATTCTGAGCCCAGGACGCCTTACCAAGAGACGACAGCTTTTACGCGAATTTAATCGGTTACCACCGACACTTAAATATACTTTGGCCAACTCCGGCTTAACCCCTGCGCTTTGCGCACAAGAAAATCCAAATTCGCTCGTTTCAAAATCACTCGCTGCGTTACAAGAAGATCGGTCCGGCTCTCATTCAGAAATCCTAGCACCCAAGGACAAAGAACTGAAGTACCATCTTTTAAAGGAGCGCGTTCTCAAAGACAAGAATCAGACGTTCGTTCTCATGCCCTTTATCGACTTCATCAATCATGATTCCGAGGGCTTGACTTTCCAAGTGGGAGATGCCGGCTTAACGGTGAGCGGACTATGCTCTCCGAGCCGTGAGGTTTTCGCAAAATACAACCACTCCGATCCATGGGGCCTCCTTGATGGTTATCTGTTTACCGGCCCTTCTCACTATGCGTTTTCGGTCAGCGCACAGCTTCGCTTGCCAGATGGCTGCCGTCTTGTCATCGCTCGCCGAGCCGAGGATTATGAACCTCATGAGAACGGCCTGCGCATCCCAAAAACCGAACGGGAAGGGCAAACCGTGCATTTCTCGAACCTATGGCTCGGGGCGGTCGAGCGACCGGAAAGCCCATTTGAAAGTTTCAAAATCGCCTGGGAGTCACTCGGCCGAGGCAACGCCTTTAGTGTTTTCTCCCAAATCGTCCGCCATAATTGGGCCATCATGCGCGAGATTAGGCATCTTTGCCAGGGTGTCGACACAGCAGCTGGCCAGTTAGTTAGGCTTGCCTTGGACGAGCATCTGCGGGTACTTTCCCAGCAACACATTTCGTAG